A window of Malania oleifera isolate guangnan ecotype guangnan chromosome 5, ASM2987363v1, whole genome shotgun sequence contains these coding sequences:
- the LOC131156757 gene encoding uncharacterized protein LOC131156757 gives MIDCSATTTMASSPSRVSGEKKHWWLRNRKIVDKYIKDARALIATQEQSDVASALNLLDAALALSPRFEPALELKARSLLHLRRFKDVADMLQDYIPSLRITAASADDSSSDNSSQQLSRDRVKLLSSGESLVRNSYVKCFSVSDLKKKVMAGLCKNCDKEGQWRYLVLGQACCHLGLMEDAMVLLQTGKRLATAALRRESICWSDDSFSLSNFQDSGDIAAANYPPGTPPRSNSENLSQLLSHIKLLIRRRTAAVAALDAGLHSEAIRHFTKIVEGRRGAPRAFLAECYMHRASAYRSAGRIAESIADCNRTLALEPSCIQALSTRASLLETIRCLPDSLHDLEHLKLLYNSILRDRKLPGPAWKRHNVTYREIPGKLCALTTKIQELKQRVASGETGNVDYYSLIGLRRGCSRSELERAHLLLCLRHKPEKAMGFLDRCELADDRDLDSVKDRAKMSSLLLYRLIQKGYSSVMGTIMEEEAAEKQRKKAAAALQAAQTIQAQQIQEPKPEPERNVPINPPETKTTGSSNSGSSVFQGVFCRDLAAVSSLLSQVGFNRPLPLKYEALSC, from the exons ATGATTGATTGCTCTGCAACTACAACAATGGCGAGTTCTCCATCTCGTGTTAGTGGGGAGAAGAAGCACTGGTGGCTCAGGAACAGGAAG ATTGTGGATAAATACATAAAGGACGCGCGGGCTTTGATCGCGACTCAGGAGCAGAGCGACGTCGCGTCAGCCCTGAACCTTCTCGACGCGGCGCTCGCGCTCTCCCCGCGATTCGAACCGGCTCTGGAGCTCAAAGCCCGGTCTCTTCTCCATCTCCGACGGTTCAAGGACGTCGCCGACATGCTCCAGGACTACATCCCCAGCCTGAGAATCACCGCCGCCTCCGCCGACGACAGCTCCTCCGACAACTCCTCCCAGCAACTCTCCAGAGACCGAGTCAAGCTTCTCTCCTCCGGCGAGTCGCTGGTTCGCAATTCCTACGTCAAATGCTTCTCGGTTTCCGACCTGAAGAAAAAAGTCATGGCCGGGCTCTGTAAAAACTGCGACAAAGAAGGACAATGGAG GTACTTGGTTCTGGGTCAAGCTTGCTGCCACCTGGGTCTAATGGAGGACGCCATGGTTCTGCTCCAGACCGGGAAACGCCTCGCCACGGCAGCGCTCCGCCGAGAAAGCATCTGCTGGTCCGACGACAGCTTCTCGCTGTCTAATTTCCAAGACTCCGGCGACATCGCCGCCGCGAACTACCCTCCCGGCACCCCTCCCCGCTCGAACTCTGAGAACCTCTCCCAGCTCCTTAGCCACATCAAGCTCCTCATCCGCCGCCGCACCGCGGCGGTCGCCGCCCTCGACGCCGGCCTCCACTCTGAAGCCATCCGCCACTTCACGAAAATCGTCGAGGGCCGCCGCGGCGCCCCTCGAGCCTTCCTCGCCGAATGCTACATGCACCGAGCGTCGGCGTATCGGTCCGCCGGCCGAATCGCGGAGTCAATCGCCGACTGCAATCGGACTCTGGCCCTCGAACCCAGCTGCATTCAAGCTCTCAGCACCAGAGCTTCCCTTCTCGAAACCATTCGGTGCTTGCCGGATTCTTTGCACGATCTCGAACACTTGAAGCTTCTCTACAATTCGATTCTGCGCGATCGGAAGCTTCCCGGTCCAGCGTGGAAGCGTCACAACGTCACATACAGAGAAATACCGGGAAAGCTCTGTGCCTTAACCACGaaaattcaagaattgaagcagagggTGGCTTCGGGGGAGACAGGGAACGTGGATTACTACTCTTTGATCGGCTTGAGACGAGGTTGTTCGAGATCGGAGTTAGAAAGAGCCCATTTGTTGCTCTGTCTGCGGCACAAACCGGAGAAGGCCATGGGCTTTTTGGATCGCTGCGAGCTCGCCGATGACCGCGATCTGGATTCGGTTAAGGACAGAGCAAAGATGTCGTCTCTTTTGCTTTACAGATTGATTCAGAAGGGGTATTCGAGCGTGATGGGCACGATAATGGAGGAAGAAGCCGCCGAGAAACAGAGGAAGAAGGCGGCGGCCGCCCTGCAAGCAGCTCAAACGATCCAAGCACAGCAGATTCAAGAACCCAAACCGGAGCCAGAACGGAATGTACCCATTAATCCGCCGGAGACCAAAACGACGGGGAGTTCGAATTCGGGTTCATCAGTTTTCCAAGGGGTGTTCTGCCGCGACCTTGCGGCTGTGAGTAGTCTGCTATCTCAGGTTGGGTTCAACCGACCATTGCCGTTGAAGTACGAGGCTTTGAGCTGCTAA